One Caretta caretta isolate rCarCar2 chromosome 6, rCarCar1.hap1, whole genome shotgun sequence genomic region harbors:
- the LOC142068329 gene encoding uncharacterized protein LOC142068329 — translation MEENPHKCSVCRKSFKQSSTLRRHQRTHTGERPYKCLQCGKSFADSSNLLRHQRSHTGERPYTCAQCGKSFGHSATLMKHSRTHTGERPYRCDECGKSFSESSKLLEHERIHTGLKPYKCPICGKVFCHSSSLTNHQRVHTGERPYKCPECEKTFGRRSMLIRHMRIHTGERPYKCLQCAKAFAVLSVLIQHERIHTGEKPHKCAHCGKCFSDPSVLTRHERIHTGARPYKCVHCGKGFSQSSTHAQHLRTHTGERPYRCDECGKSFSVSSSLVVHRRIHTGERPYKCPHCGKSFSGWPNFSRHLRTHAQE, via the coding sequence ATGGAAGAAAATCCCCATAAATGTTCTGTCTGCAGGAAAAGCTTTAAGCAGAGCTCGACCCTAAGGAGGCACCAGCGAACCCACACGGGGGAGCGACCCTACAAATGCCTCCAGTGCGGGAAGAGCTTTGCCGACAGCTCCAACCTCCTTCGCCATCAGAGGAGCCACACGGGGGAGCGACCCTACACGTGTGCccagtgtgggaagagcttcGGGCACAGCGCGACCCTGATGAAGCATTCCAGGACCCACACGGGCGAGAGGCCCTACAGGTGTGAtgagtgtgggaagagcttctCTGAGAGCTCCAAGCTCCTAGAGCACGAGAGGATCCACACAGGCTTGAAACCCTACAAATGCCCTATCTGTGGGAAAGTATTCTGCCACAGCTCCTCGCTGACCAATCATCAGCGGGTTCACACAGgtgagagaccctataaatgccccgAGTGCGAGAAGACTTTTGGCCGCCGCTCCATGCTCATTCGACACAtgaggatccacacaggggaaCGACCTTACAAATGCCTCCAGTGCGCGAAGGCCTTTGCCGTTCTCTCAGTCCTGATCCAGCATGAGCGGATCCACACGGGGGAGAAACCCCACAAATGCGCCCACTGCGGGAAGTGTTTCAGCGATCCCTCTGTCCTGACCCGGCATGAGCGCATCCACACAGGCGCGCGACCCTACAAGTGTGTCCATTGCGGGAAGGGCTTTAGTCAGAGCTCCACCCATGCCCAGCATCTGAGaacccacaccggggagcggccctatAGATGCGAtgagtgtgggaagagcttcagtgTGAGTTCCAGCCTTGTTGTCCACcggaggatccacacaggagagagaccctataaatgtcCCCACTGTGGGAAGAGCTTTAGTGGCTGGCCAAATTTTAGCAGGCATCTGAGGACCCACGCTCAGGAGTAA